A region from the Sander vitreus isolate 19-12246 chromosome 1, sanVit1, whole genome shotgun sequence genome encodes:
- the marveld3 gene encoding MARVEL domain-containing protein 3, which yields MPERGRHHQRSDVYDEYKSRDREYSHNEDHASYDGRGRNQKPRDMEERGSAGDRRAKQNRQSDMTTTSHNETPVYRDQDYETPSRLSNETAAYHPEGEYNEPQHRQALYNLRYILTSRGLCHLMELFVNLLIVICAGVPYSNNGGYRDLASLGGLYYYHFGGANAFSGADADRVKELDWLFHQLSRPPYVFTMACGGVLMIYACAMLALGIFRVPYRWPPVLLGEALLNLLIGLGYIPALAFYFIKLQGTYNDPICMEREQMYKSKGHNGFQCQFNGADIAGGLFGVVGVFVFIFGAVLAIRAFRSVRELKKQKTNEDNNF from the exons ATGCCAGAGAGGGGAAGACACCACCAGAGGAGTGACGTGTATGATGAGTACAAGAGCAGGGACAGGGAATACTCACACAATGAAGACCACGCTTCATATGATGGCAGAGGACGCAACCAGAAGCCGAGAGACATGGAAGAGAGAGGCTCTGCTGGTGACAGAAGggccaaacaaaacagacagagtGACATGACAACTACCTCTCACAATGAGACACCTGTTTACAGAGACCAGGACTATGAAACACCCTCAAGACT GTCCAATGAGACTGCAGCGTATCACCCTGAAGGGGAGTATAATGAACCACAACACAGACAAGCTCTTTACAATCTCAGATACATCTTAACCAGCAGAG GTCTCTGCCACCTTATGGAGCTGTTTGTGAATCTGCTTATTGTCATCTGTGCCGGAGTGCCATACAGCAACAACGGGGGTTACCGTGACCTGGCCAGCCTCGGTGGACTCTATTATTATCACTTTGGTGGAGCCAACGCCTTCAGTGGAGCCGATGCTGACAGGGTGAAGGAGCTGGACTGGCTGTTCCATCAGCTCTCACGGCCTCCGTACGTCTTCACCATGGCCTGCGGTGGGGTTTTAATGATATACGCCTGTGCCATGCTTGCCCTGGGGATTTTTAGGGTCCCTTACCGCTGGCCCcccgtgctgctgggagaggctctgCTGAACCTCCTGATTGGCCTGGGCTACATCCCTGCGCTGGCCTTCTACTTTATTAAGCTGCAGGGAACCTACAATGATCCCATCTGTATGGAGAGAGAGCAGATGTACAAGAGCAAAGGGCACAATGGCTTTCAGTGCCAGTTCAACGGTGCAGATATCGCAGGAGGTCTCTTTGGGGTGGTGGGGgtgtttgttttcatctttgGTGCAGTGTTAGCTATCAGAGCTTTCAGGTCAGTGCGGGAGCTAAAGAAGCAAAAGACAAATGAGGACAACAATTTTTAA